Proteins encoded by one window of Clostridia bacterium:
- a CDS encoding PolC-type DNA polymerase III, with amino-acid sequence MSDKRYKFTDVFQKVAVPDEIGALTIKNAFLERESNVLYLNLLEYLSEERKSEISSLLTSQFAFNGVVVDCAESEPETEPDPAAEPQPTPEHVDDTVAETKADAAAEIPEVQTAAEENTDIFTFADVLNRVTSKSPPAASLLAGCKYTVSGSTITITLTKGGKSYLDARGVTAYLEKQMRAACDKPYTIVYDGTIVVDNTDNDEEILALSTELSTEANVKRERVLLGDKITKATVQMASISEDTGKVCVEGDIFKIDTRETRDGSKLRATIFITDYTASVALKLEDYTDKLGRVMEKLSEGTRIRVRGIMRYDRFFGDMCLFADDIMTVPKQTVPDTAEEKRVELHLHTNMSSMDGVNDIADYVKRASEWGHKAIAVTDHGVVQSYPAAAAASKKYGVKMLYGVEDYFINDVVKAFAGDADVSLDGEFTVFDIETTGTTLSTDRITEIAAVKFRGGEVEEEFQTFCNPEKPISEKIQGITGITNEMVADAPKEGEAVRMFLDFCGDSVLVAHNAAFDTSFIAAACGRSGMPYAYSHVDTIPLCRKYYPQLKNMKLDTVARLLGYGDFRHHRALDDTKVLAAIFRDLVEKLKADGVSDTSGLNGALDGMNTNSMHRFHQVLLVKNKTGLKNLYKLISKAHIDNFYYQPRIKKSDLNALREGLIVGSACVEGELYRAVLEARSEEEIREIADYYDYFEIQPVANNEFLINDDDITSVNSKDDIRAINKKIVELGEKLGKPVVATGDVHFLTPRDSIFREVLMDAVGFQSGETESELYFRSTDNMLREFSYLGEEKAYEVVVTNTNKIADMIEDIIPVPDGTFTPSIEGAESSFRDNTYARAHEIYGDPLPEIVENRLAKEVNSVINNGFSVMYESARRIVMFSEENGYIVGSRGSVGSSFAATMAGITEINPLPPHYVCRKCKHSEFITDGSVKSGFELDGKPCPVCGEMMIGDGHDIPFETFLGFHGEKAPDIDLNISGEFQSTVHKYVDSLFGAEYCFKAGTISVIQDRTAFGFVKKYLEKRGKLVSNAEIERLVTGVTGVKRTTGQHPGGIVVVPKGYEIYDFTPVQRPADKSDSDIITTHFDFNSMHDTLLKLDLLGHDVPTLAKHLTDMTDTPFTSVPLNDNKVMSLFTSPEALGVDAKQINCETGTLGLPEMGTEFVRQMLVEAQPKKFSDLLQISGLSHGTDVWLGNAQDLIKNNVCTISEVIGTRDDIMVYLMHKGLPSDQAFSIMEKVRKKNKTLSEDDEKLMKSNGVPDWYLDSCKKIKYMFPKAHAAAYVMSAIRLGWYKVYRPREFYAALFTVRPDGFDAETMSGGLSGIKSKRAALLAKLQESGTKMSANDKNALNVMDLSIEMYSRGISFLPVDIYKSDPFRFVVEGDGIRMPFIAVAGLGDSVATALAEARKESRFSTQEDIKNVSGVSKSIVEAMDHLGAFAGIPKSSQLTFF; translated from the coding sequence ATGAGTGATAAAAGATACAAGTTTACAGACGTGTTTCAAAAAGTCGCCGTTCCCGACGAGATCGGCGCTTTAACCATAAAGAACGCTTTTCTCGAGAGGGAGAGTAACGTTCTTTATCTTAATTTACTCGAATATTTGAGCGAGGAAAGGAAGAGTGAAATTTCATCGCTGCTCACTTCGCAATTCGCTTTCAATGGCGTTGTCGTCGACTGCGCAGAGAGCGAGCCAGAAACCGAGCCCGATCCTGCCGCCGAGCCGCAGCCGACTCCGGAACACGTTGACGATACCGTTGCGGAAACGAAAGCCGATGCCGCTGCCGAAATCCCGGAAGTTCAGACTGCCGCAGAAGAGAATACGGATATATTTACTTTTGCCGACGTACTGAACAGGGTGACGTCGAAGAGCCCGCCTGCCGCATCGCTGCTTGCCGGATGCAAATACACCGTCAGCGGCAGTACCATAACCATAACGCTGACTAAAGGAGGCAAATCCTATCTCGACGCCAGAGGAGTCACGGCGTATCTCGAGAAGCAGATGCGCGCGGCCTGCGATAAGCCGTATACAATCGTATATGACGGAACAATCGTCGTCGACAACACCGATAATGATGAGGAAATACTTGCGTTGTCAACCGAATTGTCAACCGAAGCAAACGTAAAAAGAGAGCGTGTTCTGCTTGGGGATAAGATAACGAAAGCAACCGTTCAGATGGCTTCGATAAGCGAGGACACGGGAAAAGTCTGCGTAGAGGGTGATATTTTCAAAATCGACACGCGCGAAACGCGTGACGGATCAAAGCTTCGCGCGACGATCTTTATAACAGATTACACCGCGTCCGTCGCCTTAAAGCTTGAGGATTATACGGACAAGCTCGGCAGAGTAATGGAAAAGCTTTCCGAGGGAACCCGCATCCGCGTGCGCGGCATAATGCGTTACGACAGGTTCTTCGGCGATATGTGCCTTTTTGCCGACGACATAATGACCGTTCCGAAACAGACTGTGCCGGACACCGCGGAGGAAAAACGCGTCGAGCTTCATCTTCACACGAATATGTCCTCGATGGACGGAGTGAATGATATTGCGGATTACGTTAAACGCGCTTCCGAGTGGGGACATAAAGCGATCGCCGTTACGGATCACGGGGTCGTGCAGTCGTATCCGGCCGCCGCTGCCGCTTCAAAGAAATACGGAGTGAAAATGCTCTACGGCGTTGAGGACTATTTCATTAACGACGTCGTGAAAGCGTTTGCCGGAGATGCCGATGTGTCTCTTGACGGCGAATTCACTGTATTTGATATCGAAACGACCGGCACGACGCTTTCCACGGACAGAATAACCGAGATAGCCGCCGTAAAGTTCCGCGGCGGAGAGGTCGAAGAAGAGTTCCAGACGTTCTGTAATCCCGAAAAGCCCATCAGCGAAAAGATACAGGGCATAACCGGAATAACTAACGAGATGGTCGCGGACGCTCCCAAAGAAGGCGAGGCGGTGCGTATGTTCCTCGACTTCTGCGGAGACAGCGTGCTTGTCGCGCACAACGCCGCGTTTGATACGAGCTTTATCGCCGCCGCCTGCGGGCGCAGCGGTATGCCTTACGCTTATTCTCACGTCGATACTATCCCGCTTTGCCGCAAGTATTATCCGCAGCTGAAGAATATGAAGCTCGACACCGTCGCGCGTTTGCTCGGCTACGGCGATTTCCGTCATCACAGGGCTCTCGACGATACGAAGGTTCTGGCCGCGATCTTCCGCGACCTTGTCGAGAAGCTAAAAGCGGACGGGGTTTCCGACACCTCCGGTCTGAACGGCGCGCTTGACGGCATGAACACAAACTCGATGCACCGTTTCCACCAGGTGCTTCTGGTTAAGAACAAGACGGGGCTCAAAAACCTTTATAAGCTCATTTCTAAAGCGCATATAGACAACTTCTATTATCAGCCCAGAATCAAAAAGAGCGATCTTAACGCCCTGCGCGAAGGCCTCATCGTCGGCAGCGCGTGCGTGGAGGGCGAGCTGTATCGCGCCGTTCTCGAGGCGCGCAGCGAAGAAGAGATAAGAGAGATCGCCGATTACTACGACTATTTCGAGATCCAGCCGGTCGCTAATAACGAATTTCTTATAAACGACGACGATATCACCTCTGTCAACAGCAAGGATGATATCAGAGCGATAAATAAAAAGATCGTAGAGCTCGGCGAAAAGCTCGGCAAGCCGGTCGTCGCAACCGGTGACGTGCATTTCCTTACCCCCCGCGACAGCATCTTCCGCGAGGTGCTTATGGATGCGGTCGGCTTCCAATCGGGAGAAACCGAAAGCGAACTGTATTTCCGTTCGACAGACAATATGCTCCGCGAGTTCTCATATCTCGGCGAAGAGAAGGCATACGAAGTCGTCGTGACGAACACGAATAAGATAGCGGATATGATCGAAGATATCATTCCGGTGCCGGACGGGACCTTCACGCCATCTATCGAAGGTGCGGAATCGAGCTTCCGTGACAATACATATGCAAGGGCGCACGAGATCTACGGCGATCCGCTGCCCGAAATCGTAGAAAACCGCCTTGCGAAAGAGGTAAACTCGGTTATCAATAACGGTTTCTCGGTCATGTACGAATCCGCGCGCCGAATCGTTATGTTCTCCGAAGAAAACGGCTATATTGTCGGTTCCCGCGGATCCGTCGGCTCTTCCTTCGCCGCTACTATGGCGGGCATTACGGAAATCAACCCGCTTCCGCCGCATTACGTCTGCAGGAAGTGCAAGCATTCCGAATTCATTACCGACGGAAGTGTTAAATCCGGTTTCGAGCTTGACGGGAAACCGTGCCCGGTCTGCGGCGAGATGATGATCGGAGACGGCCACGATATTCCGTTTGAAACCTTCCTCGGCTTCCACGGAGAGAAAGCGCCGGATATCGACCTTAACATTTCCGGCGAATTCCAGTCTACCGTTCACAAATACGTCGATTCGCTCTTCGGTGCCGAATACTGTTTCAAGGCCGGCACGATTTCGGTCATACAGGACAGGACCGCGTTCGGCTTCGTCAAAAAGTACCTCGAAAAACGCGGAAAGCTCGTCAGCAACGCCGAGATCGAGCGTCTCGTTACGGGAGTCACCGGCGTCAAGCGCACGACGGGGCAGCATCCCGGCGGCATCGTCGTCGTGCCTAAGGGCTACGAGATATATGATTTCACGCCGGTCCAGCGTCCCGCGGATAAATCCGACTCCGACATAATAACCACGCATTTCGACTTCAACTCGATGCACGATACGCTGCTGAAGCTCGACCTTCTCGGCCACGACGTGCCGACGCTCGCGAAGCATCTGACCGATATGACGGATACGCCCTTCACGAGCGTTCCGCTGAATGACAATAAGGTCATGTCGCTGTTTACTTCACCGGAGGCGCTCGGAGTTGACGCAAAGCAGATCAACTGCGAGACGGGGACTCTCGGACTTCCCGAAATGGGCACGGAGTTCGTGCGGCAGATGCTAGTGGAGGCGCAGCCGAAGAAGTTCTCCGACCTGCTCCAGATCTCCGGCCTTTCGCACGGCACGGACGTCTGGCTCGGCAACGCGCAGGACCTCATTAAAAACAATGTCTGCACGATCTCCGAGGTCATAGGCACCAGAGACGATATAATGGTCTATCTGATGCACAAAGGACTGCCGTCCGATCAGGCGTTCTCGATCATGGAAAAGGTCAGAAAGAAAAATAAGACTCTTTCCGAAGACGACGAGAAGCTTATGAAGAGCAACGGCGTGCCGGACTGGTACCTCGACAGCTGCAAAAAGATCAAGTATATGTTCCCGAAGGCGCACGCCGCCGCTTACGTTATGAGCGCGATACGCCTCGGGTGGTACAAGGTCTACCGTCCGCGCGAGTTCTACGCGGCGCTGTTCACCGTCCGTCCGGACGGCTTCGACGCCGAAACGATGTCCGGCGGCCTGAGCGGAATTAAGAGCAAGCGCGCGGCGCTGCTCGCGAAGCTGCAGGAAAGCGGGACAAAAATGTCGGCGAACGATAAGAACGCGCTTAACGTAATGGATCTCTCGATCGAGATGTATTCGCGCGGCATCAGCTTCCTGCCGGTCGATATATATAAATCCGATCCGTTCCGCTTCGTCGTGGAAGGCGACGGCATAAGGATGCCGTTCATCGCCGTCGCGGGACTCGGCGACTCCGTCGCCACCGCGCTCGCCGAAGCGCGGAAGGAATCCCGCTTCTCAACGCAGGAGGATATAAAAAACGTCAGCGGCGTTTCCAAATCCATCGTCGAGGCGATGGATCACCTCGGAGCGTTCGCGGGAATCCCAAAGAGCAGCCAGCTGACGTTCTTCTGA
- a CDS encoding ECF transporter S component: MRKKLSIAILLLSVPISVLLAATVFSDKSYAYLSLVIVVISLAALFISFEKKENSARQLIVISIMCVLSIVGRLVFAVIPAFKPVTAIIILLSMYFGGEAGFICGAMTALISNFYFGQGPWTPYQMLASGLVGLFAGLLAPLLRRNLIITCVYGALAGVIFSLIMDIQTAMWYTNEFNLAVYVTKIGTSLPFTIIYAISNVIFLLLLAKPIGKKIERLKIKYGI; encoded by the coding sequence ATGAGAAAAAAACTCTCGATCGCGATACTGCTGCTTTCCGTACCGATAAGCGTACTGCTCGCGGCAACCGTCTTTTCTGATAAGAGTTACGCCTATCTTTCGCTCGTTATCGTAGTCATATCGCTCGCGGCGCTCTTCATTTCGTTTGAGAAAAAAGAAAACAGCGCAAGGCAGCTTATAGTGATCTCGATAATGTGCGTGCTGTCGATCGTAGGACGGCTCGTTTTCGCGGTCATACCAGCGTTCAAGCCGGTAACGGCGATAATAATACTGCTGTCTATGTATTTCGGCGGCGAAGCCGGCTTCATCTGCGGCGCGATGACGGCGCTGATATCGAACTTCTACTTCGGGCAGGGCCCGTGGACGCCGTATCAGATGCTCGCGTCGGGACTCGTCGGGCTCTTCGCCGGTCTGCTCGCCCCTCTGCTTCGCAGGAATCTGATAATTACCTGCGTTTACGGCGCGCTGGCTGGAGTGATATTCTCACTGATAATGGATATTCAAACGGCGATGTGGTACACGAACGAATTCAACCTTGCCGTATACGTGACGAAGATCGGCACTTCCCTGCCGTTCACGATAATTTACGCGATCTCGAACGTCATCTTCCTGCTGCTCCTCGCGAAACCGATAGGCAAAAAGATAGAGCGATTGAAGATCAAATACGGAATTTGA
- a CDS encoding ATP-binding cassette domain-containing protein: MEILNVKNLTFEYPKCDREALNDVSFSVNEGDFIVLFGETGCGKTTLLRMLKRELSPAGEKSGSILYKGAELSDLDAKTAATEIGFVMQKPENQIVTDKVWHELAFGLESAGSSKSAINRRISEMASYFGIGNWFLRDVSELSGGQKQLLNLASVMVTQPKLLLLDEPTSQLDPIAASEFIATLAKLNRELSLTIIISEHRLEDLFLTADKAIQLKDGKLIAYGEPRAVAAGMDKNDLMEAAMPCAVRVCKALDADCEYPLTVKEGRAFIEKYGNETKELPAPERTSGKEALRFSRVFFRYGRELPDVLCDLNLSVKEGEIFCLLGDNASGKTTALSVAAGLLKAYSGKVEVFGKKIYAYKSGELYKNCVAMLPQDVQTVFLRETVREDLAEISEDLSSLPFEVTPYLDKHPYDLSGGEQQLCALAKMLLLKPRLLLLDEPTKGVDAAAKRRVIEILRKLKADGVTTLLVTHDVEFAASCADRCALFFNGAVAAVEEPETFFSENNFYTTAASRMSRGHYDRAVTADDVVKLCEINGRKRT; encoded by the coding sequence ATGGAGATACTTAACGTCAAGAATCTGACATTCGAATATCCGAAATGCGACCGCGAGGCGTTAAACGACGTTTCGTTCAGCGTGAATGAAGGAGATTTCATCGTACTTTTCGGGGAGACCGGCTGCGGCAAAACCACGCTTCTGCGCATGCTGAAGCGCGAGCTTTCCCCTGCCGGCGAAAAGTCCGGCAGCATTCTTTACAAGGGCGCCGAACTGTCCGACCTTGACGCAAAAACCGCCGCGACCGAAATCGGCTTCGTTATGCAGAAGCCGGAGAATCAGATTGTCACCGACAAGGTCTGGCATGAGCTTGCGTTCGGACTTGAAAGCGCGGGCTCTTCAAAAAGCGCGATAAACCGCCGCATCAGCGAAATGGCGAGCTACTTCGGCATCGGCAACTGGTTCCTGCGCGACGTTTCCGAGCTTTCCGGAGGCCAGAAGCAGCTTCTCAACCTCGCTTCCGTTATGGTAACGCAGCCGAAGCTCCTGCTTCTCGACGAACCGACGAGCCAGCTCGATCCGATCGCGGCTTCTGAATTCATAGCGACTCTCGCTAAGCTCAACCGCGAGCTTTCTTTGACGATAATCATTTCCGAGCACCGCCTCGAAGATCTCTTCCTCACAGCAGACAAAGCCATCCAGCTTAAAGACGGCAAGCTTATCGCGTACGGCGAGCCGCGCGCCGTCGCCGCGGGAATGGACAAAAACGACTTAATGGAAGCCGCGATGCCCTGCGCGGTGCGCGTCTGCAAGGCGCTCGATGCGGACTGCGAATACCCGCTGACCGTCAAGGAAGGCCGCGCTTTTATAGAAAAATACGGCAACGAAACCAAAGAACTGCCCGCGCCGGAGCGTACGTCAGGCAAAGAAGCGCTGCGGTTTTCACGCGTCTTCTTCCGCTACGGAAGAGAGCTTCCCGACGTGCTCTGCGATCTCAATCTTTCCGTGAAAGAAGGCGAAATATTCTGCCTCCTCGGCGACAACGCCTCAGGCAAAACAACTGCGCTCTCCGTCGCGGCGGGACTGCTTAAAGCGTACTCCGGCAAAGTCGAGGTTTTCGGCAAAAAGATTTACGCCTATAAAAGCGGAGAGCTATACAAAAACTGCGTCGCGATGCTGCCGCAGGACGTGCAGACGGTCTTCCTGCGCGAAACGGTACGCGAAGACCTCGCGGAAATAAGCGAAGACCTCTCTTCCCTCCCATTCGAAGTGACGCCTTATCTGGATAAGCATCCTTACGACCTGAGCGGCGGCGAACAGCAGCTCTGCGCACTCGCGAAAATGCTTCTTCTCAAGCCGCGTCTGCTTCTCCTCGACGAGCCGACAAAGGGCGTCGACGCCGCGGCGAAAAGGCGCGTAATCGAAATACTCCGCAAGCTCAAAGCCGACGGCGTGACCACGCTGCTCGTTACGCACGACGTCGAATTCGCCGCCTCCTGCGCGGACAGATGCGCGCTGTTTTTCAACGGCGCCGTCGCCGCGGTCGAAGAGCCCGAAACCTTCTTCTCGGAAAACAACTTCTATACGACCGCCGCAAGCAGAATGAGCCGCGGCCATTACGACCGCGCAGTGACCGCGGACGACGTCGTGAAACTCTGCGAAATAAACGGAAGGAAGCGGACATGA
- a CDS encoding cobalt transport protein, translating to MTDIKRLHPTALFIYFLTVILLPMFVLDPVILALSLLGATLCLLCVRKSGEKSGILLYSLLFLGITVINPLISHNGDTELFFINNKPVTLEAIIYGAVSAVMIIGILIWFRSFSAVMTGEKLLYLVGSVLPKTSVILCAALRYIPLFKKQHEKIRATQTAMGLYTADNITDKLKGSARVFSILTTWSLENSIDTADSMKARGYGLKHRTAFSLYKYHASDIVFTIITVLLAASAITFAAVGGLSMQFYPTVALPETTALIVACYISYGTLALLPAVLEITEILKWRYLTSRI from the coding sequence ATGACCGATATCAAACGCCTTCACCCGACGGCTCTTTTCATATACTTTCTGACTGTAATACTGCTGCCGATGTTCGTGCTCGACCCGGTTATACTCGCTCTTTCTCTGCTCGGGGCAACGCTTTGCCTCCTGTGCGTCAGAAAAAGCGGAGAAAAAAGCGGAATACTGCTCTATTCCCTGCTGTTTCTCGGCATAACCGTTATAAACCCGCTTATTTCCCACAACGGAGATACCGAGCTGTTTTTTATCAACAACAAGCCGGTAACGCTTGAAGCGATAATCTACGGCGCGGTCTCGGCGGTAATGATAATCGGAATACTGATCTGGTTCCGCTCGTTTTCCGCGGTAATGACCGGCGAAAAGCTGCTTTATCTGGTCGGAAGCGTTCTCCCGAAAACCTCCGTCATACTTTGCGCGGCGCTGCGGTATATCCCGCTTTTCAAAAAACAGCATGAAAAGATCAGAGCGACGCAGACGGCGATGGGACTTTATACCGCCGATAATATCACGGACAAGCTGAAGGGCTCCGCACGCGTGTTTTCGATACTCACCACCTGGTCGCTCGAAAACTCGATCGACACCGCTGACTCGATGAAGGCGCGCGGCTACGGATTGAAGCACAGAACGGCTTTTTCGCTTTATAAGTATCACGCTTCGGATATCGTTTTCACGATCATAACCGTACTCCTCGCCGCTTCGGCGATAACCTTCGCCGCAGTCGGCGGACTGTCAATGCAATTCTATCCGACCGTCGCGCTCCCCGAAACGACGGCGCTGATAGTCGCATGCTACATTTCCTACGGGACGCTGGCGCTTCTGCCCGCGGTCCTGGAGATAACGGAGATACTCAAATGGAGATACTTAACGTCAAGAATCTGA
- a CDS encoding DUF4430 domain-containing protein, with product MKKLFKFKSIICLLLILVIAAGIALPASAYASQSSKLFSLFASEGGTLQGFIDNTLVKEAGSSYGDWLFIDLMRHDASLNGDKYIAALDEYLVANEPKNNTEKERVAIAYTAAGVSNEFVNSTLEADFSATGINGIIFGLILLDCGGYDSARNDRNTLIKAILDSQLQDNGWSLFGAVSDVDVTSMALQALAPYKARTDVASAIDRALSMLSEKQTDDGDFKSMMGMGRPPMPTCESTAQVIVALTALGIDPAKNTAFIKNGNTVYDGLRRYQLSDGSYCHTTGTGRNAIATEQAARALVAAERFSTGKSPYFSFKKPVKPDPEPPVVTPDDPADSSSGETLGSSENTETPDSSSSDASSDESSSASSEDGAGVSSLSSSIDSASEMSSGSETAAPSNKSAYKFYVCGAIGLLFAAVCVILAIKKKASLKNVIPIAVVAILLICGVLLLNFTSVKDYYSVNLSSAGEGDNTVTISISCRILEGVEENIPEDGYILKPTKYVINEGDTVFDALLAVTRANQIKINYTGNAGGVLSVYVSSIAGFSEMQYGALSGWIYRVNNYTPDVGCGSYDIKDGDVIEWVYTLDLGKDAENG from the coding sequence TTGAAAAAGCTTTTCAAATTCAAATCAATAATATGCCTGCTGCTGATACTCGTTATCGCGGCAGGCATCGCCTTACCTGCAAGCGCTTATGCGTCTCAATCTTCAAAACTGTTTTCTCTGTTTGCGAGCGAAGGCGGCACGCTGCAGGGATTTATCGACAACACACTTGTTAAAGAAGCCGGAAGCAGTTACGGCGACTGGCTCTTTATCGATTTGATGCGTCACGACGCGTCTCTCAACGGAGACAAATACATAGCCGCGCTTGATGAATACCTTGTCGCGAACGAGCCAAAAAACAACACCGAAAAAGAACGTGTTGCCATTGCATATACCGCTGCCGGAGTCAGCAATGAATTTGTGAACTCAACGCTTGAAGCAGATTTTTCCGCGACAGGAATAAACGGAATTATTTTCGGACTTATCCTCCTCGACTGCGGCGGTTACGACAGCGCACGAAACGACAGGAACACGCTGATAAAAGCTATCCTTGACAGCCAGCTTCAAGATAACGGTTGGTCGCTTTTCGGCGCGGTTTCCGACGTCGACGTTACTTCTATGGCTCTTCAGGCGCTTGCGCCGTATAAAGCAAGAACCGACGTAGCGTCCGCGATCGACAGAGCGCTCTCGATGCTTTCCGAAAAGCAGACGGACGACGGCGACTTCAAGAGTATGATGGGTATGGGAAGACCGCCCATGCCCACCTGCGAAAGCACTGCGCAAGTGATCGTAGCGCTTACTGCGCTCGGCATCGATCCCGCGAAGAATACCGCATTTATCAAGAACGGAAACACCGTATACGACGGACTCAGGCGCTATCAGCTCAGCGACGGATCATATTGCCACACAACAGGTACGGGGCGCAACGCGATCGCAACCGAGCAGGCGGCGCGCGCGCTTGTCGCCGCTGAACGCTTTTCGACCGGCAAATCGCCTTACTTTTCTTTCAAAAAGCCCGTGAAACCGGACCCCGAGCCGCCCGTCGTGACTCCCGATGATCCGGCAGACAGTTCTTCGGGCGAAACACTCGGCAGCTCCGAAAATACCGAGACCCCCGACTCATCATCGTCCGACGCTTCATCAGACGAGTCGTCGAGCGCATCTTCAGAAGACGGCGCCGGAGTATCTTCGCTATCCTCTTCTATTGACAGCGCTTCAGAGATGTCATCCGGCTCGGAAACGGCCGCGCCGTCAAATAAGTCGGCGTATAAGTTCTACGTTTGCGGTGCGATAGGGCTTCTGTTCGCGGCCGTCTGCGTGATTCTTGCGATCAAGAAAAAAGCGTCGCTAAAGAATGTCATACCTATCGCCGTAGTCGCGATCCTGCTCATCTGCGGCGTTCTGCTTCTTAACTTCACCTCCGTCAAAGATTACTATTCCGTCAACTTGAGCAGCGCCGGTGAAGGTGACAATACCGTCACTATCAGCATCAGCTGCCGCATACTCGAGGGCGTTGAAGAGAACATACCCGAGGACGGATACATCCTCAAGCCGACTAAATACGTTATCAATGAAGGCGACACGGTGTTCGACGCGCTGCTCGCGGTAACCCGCGCAAATCAGATTAAAATCAATTACACGGGCAACGCCGGAGGGGTTCTGAGCGTATACGTAAGCTCAATCGCAGGTTTCTCGGAGATGCAGTACGGCGCTTTGTCCGGATGGATATACCGCGTGAACAATTACACTCCGGACGTCGGTTGCGGCAGCTACGACATCAAGGACGGCGACGTTATCGAATGGGTTTACACCCTCGATCTCGGAAAGGACGCTGAAAACGGATGA
- a CDS encoding DUF4430 domain-containing protein → MRNIKKILALLLVLTIATAALPMAVFAGAQHQMTVTLRIEGIAQNYYYDTLTIQYSSANLTVQDLIIYADNNSDAITVVGATGSSPYITDINGDVAGSMGGYSGWLYTVNGEEPPVGVNAYNLKEGDSVVFYYGDPYGVGMQYPVPDVSDIANGVIRFTSMDTTYDEQYNPTVTENPGADMTVVFGGETPVTYITDKDGKITIEEQYLTAGDHSLSIDKKGDKGVPLVLRLAPDYKVTVPEKPKTMTVKLRIEGINENLFYDDVTVPYTSESLTVQDMIIYADEQNENLTVVGAEGASPYITSINGDAAGAFGGWDGWLFTVNGIEAATGINGVNLADGDSVLFYYGDPYGVGMQYPEVDLSEINKRVIKFTSADTSYDLDYTPVVTVNPVAGATVYFEGTEYVTDDEGKITVQRDLLSEGVHAIQIEKKAENGLPLVLRFAPDFTVDIPKITRIPGDMDDDGEITVSDALAVLRIAAKLAPATYDVIAICDMDKDGEITVSDALAVLRIAAKLA, encoded by the coding sequence ATGAGAAACATCAAAAAGATCCTGGCGCTGCTGCTTGTTCTTACCATAGCGACCGCTGCGCTGCCGATGGCGGTATTCGCCGGGGCTCAGCACCAGATGACCGTTACCCTTCGTATCGAAGGAATCGCACAGAACTACTATTACGACACGCTGACGATCCAGTATTCATCGGCGAACCTAACCGTACAGGACCTGATCATCTACGCTGACAATAACAGCGACGCTATAACCGTCGTCGGCGCGACCGGTTCATCGCCCTATATCACCGACATAAACGGCGACGTTGCCGGCTCGATGGGCGGGTATTCCGGATGGCTCTACACCGTTAACGGCGAGGAGCCGCCCGTCGGTGTCAACGCTTATAATCTGAAAGAAGGCGACAGCGTCGTTTTCTACTACGGCGACCCCTACGGAGTCGGTATGCAGTACCCTGTTCCCGACGTTTCAGATATCGCAAACGGAGTTATACGCTTCACGAGCATGGACACCACATACGACGAACAGTATAACCCCACCGTTACCGAAAATCCCGGCGCCGACATGACGGTCGTCTTCGGCGGCGAAACGCCCGTGACCTATATTACCGACAAAGACGGAAAGATCACCATAGAGGAGCAGTATCTTACCGCCGGCGATCATTCTCTTTCGATCGATAAAAAGGGCGACAAGGGCGTTCCGCTCGTCCTGCGCCTCGCTCCCGACTATAAAGTTACCGTACCAGAGAAGCCCAAAACGATGACCGTTAAGCTTCGCATCGAAGGCATAAACGAAAACCTTTTCTATGACGACGTCACGGTTCCATACACGTCCGAAAGTCTCACTGTTCAGGATATGATCATCTATGCAGATGAACAGAATGAAAACCTGACCGTAGTCGGAGCCGAAGGGGCATCTCCTTACATTACAAGCATAAACGGCGACGCCGCGGGCGCCTTCGGCGGCTGGGACGGCTGGCTGTTCACCGTCAACGGAATCGAAGCCGCAACCGGAATAAACGGCGTCAATCTCGCAGACGGAGACTCAGTCCTTTTCTACTACGGCGATCCCTACGGAGTCGGCATGCAGTATCCGGAAGTTGACCTTTCCGAAATAAATAAGCGCGTAATCAAATTCACCAGCGCCGATACGTCTTACGACTTGGACTATACCCCCGTCGTGACAGTAAACCCCGTCGCGGGAGCGACAGTCTACTTCGAAGGCACCGAGTACGTTACCGACGATGAAGGCAAGATCACGGTTCAGCGCGATCTCTTGTCCGAAGGTGTTCACGCGATACAAATAGAAAAGAAGGCGGAAAACGGACTGCCGCTCGTACTGCGTTTCGCTCCGGATTTCACCGTTGACATTCCGAAGATCACGAGGATCCCCGGTGATATGGACGACGACGGAGAGATCACGGTCTCCGACGCTCTCGCCGTTCTTCGCATTGCCGCTAAGCTCGCCCCCGCAACCTATGATGTTATCGCTATCTGCGACATGGACAAAGACGGAGAGATCACGGTTTCAGATGCTCTCGCCGTTCTTCGCATTGCCGCTAAACTTGCGTAA